Proteins encoded by one window of Lutibacter sp. A64:
- a CDS encoding gamma carbonic anhydrase family protein gives MIIKELNGIKPTFGDDCFLAENCVIIGEVSMGNQCSIWYNAVIRGDVHYIKMGNKVNVQDGAVIHATYQKYPTNIGNNVSIGHNAMVHGCTIHDNVLIGMGSIVMDDCVVESNSIIAAGAVVTKGTHVPSGTIFAGVPAKKVKDISQELISGEIDRIANNYVKYSGWYKE, from the coding sequence ATGATTATTAAAGAATTAAATGGTATAAAACCAACTTTTGGAGATGATTGCTTTTTAGCTGAAAACTGTGTAATTATTGGTGAAGTTTCAATGGGGAATCAATGTAGTATCTGGTATAACGCTGTTATTCGTGGTGATGTACACTACATTAAAATGGGAAATAAAGTAAATGTTCAAGATGGAGCAGTAATTCATGCAACCTACCAAAAATACCCAACTAATATTGGAAACAATGTTTCTATTGGTCATAATGCAATGGTTCACGGTTGTACAATTCACGACAATGTTTTAATAGGTATGGGATCTATTGTTATGGATGATTGTGTTGTAGAAAGCAATTCTATAATTGCAGCTGGTGCCGTTGTAACTAAAGGAACTCATGTTCCTTCAGGAACTATCTTTGCGGGTGTTCCTGCAAAAAAAGTAAAAGATATTAGTCAGGAATTAATTTCTGGTGAAATAGATAGAATAGCCAATAATTATGTAAAATATTCGGGCTGGTATAAGGAGTAG
- a CDS encoding redoxin domain-containing protein — MLNKFNFNIFLIFFCFQIALIGQQKQAVSITFKDPSFKTNMYYLAGYYGKYTVLLDSTKANLKGEINFKKNKKYTEGIYMLVNADKQIVTEFIIDKQQQFSISLNLEHPDKTTIENSETNTRFFEFNTLLKQNNLQIQELTKQLATATTNKGSAHIKGKISTLNKSIITYKSNIIQKDPDNVLSLLFNLSKPIEHYFNEVTLATKKDSLTYLKDHFFEGINFNDERLLRNPFLETKITTYFNALVPKDPESITKEVFTILNNTGDKNNSMFSYLSIFFANTYANPKVMGNDRVFINIYNNYFKDKTYSWLTEQQKIFLNTTNSHRKDNLIGNKAKNLFMTTIDGKTLNLYDVSSPYTVVIFWDPSCGHCIKELPKINKWYLKDLKSRGVKIYAVNLNPDLKKEWIDFIEKEQLSDWIHVTPTKVVYGDYSKEEVDFQTLYNVVQTPVMYLLDSTKTFRAKNISVENYINIINQLQP, encoded by the coding sequence GTGCTTAACAAATTTAATTTTAACATATTTTTAATATTTTTTTGCTTTCAAATAGCTTTAATAGGTCAACAAAAACAAGCAGTTTCCATTACATTTAAAGACCCTTCTTTTAAAACAAATATGTATTATTTGGCTGGTTATTACGGAAAATATACCGTATTATTAGATTCTACAAAGGCAAATTTAAAAGGTGAAATTAATTTTAAAAAAAATAAAAAATACACCGAAGGTATTTATATGTTAGTTAATGCCGACAAACAAATTGTAACTGAGTTTATTATAGATAAACAACAACAATTTTCAATTTCATTAAATTTAGAACATCCAGACAAAACTACCATTGAAAATTCAGAAACAAACACACGTTTTTTTGAATTTAACACTTTATTAAAGCAAAACAATCTACAAATACAAGAACTAACAAAACAATTAGCAACTGCTACAACCAATAAAGGTAGTGCACATATTAAAGGCAAAATATCTACACTTAATAAGTCTATAATAACATACAAAAGCAATATCATACAAAAAGACCCTGATAATGTTTTATCGTTACTTTTCAATCTTTCAAAACCTATAGAACATTATTTTAATGAAGTAACACTGGCTACAAAAAAAGACTCTTTAACATACTTAAAAGATCATTTTTTTGAAGGAATAAATTTTAACGATGAACGTTTATTAAGAAATCCATTTTTAGAAACTAAAATTACGACCTATTTTAATGCATTAGTTCCAAAAGATCCGGAGTCTATAACTAAAGAAGTTTTTACAATTTTAAACAATACTGGAGATAAAAATAACAGCATGTTTTCGTACCTCAGCATATTTTTTGCAAATACGTATGCAAATCCAAAAGTAATGGGTAACGATCGTGTGTTTATTAATATTTACAACAACTATTTTAAAGATAAAACTTATAGCTGGTTAACAGAGCAACAAAAAATATTTTTAAACACAACCAACTCACATAGAAAAGATAATTTAATTGGAAACAAAGCCAAAAATCTATTTATGACAACTATAGATGGGAAAACACTAAACTTATATGATGTTTCCTCTCCTTATACTGTAGTTATTTTTTGGGACCCTTCTTGTGGCCATTGCATTAAAGAACTTCCAAAGATAAATAAATGGTATCTTAAAGATTTAAAAAGTAGAGGCGTTAAAATATATGCCGTAAATTTAAATCCAGATTTAAAAAAGGAATGGATAGATTTTATTGAAAAAGAACAATTAAGCGATTGGATTCACGTAACGCCTACCAAAGTTGTGTATGGAGATTATTCTAAAGAAGAAGTAGATTTTCAAACATTGTACAACGTTGTACAAACACCTGTTATGTACTTATTAGATAGCACTAAAACATTTAGAGCAAAAAATATTAGTGTAGAAAATTATATAAATATTATAAACCAATTACAACCTTAA